The DNA sequence AAACATCTTAACAACGTTAACCTCTGTCTGACCTGGAGCTGGAAGTACAACCAGGGGTCTTTCATGCTTCTGATGTCTGTGGTTCTGAGGCGTCAGCCTGGAGGCTGATGTTGGGATAGCTTTGACAGCTGTACTTCCCTCCCCTAAAGGGCGCTCCACTACTCCCTTCTCACTAGCTCCTTGCGATTGTTTATGTCCTCCCGGTGTGTCTTGTTTGTCTCTCTATTTAATCCCAGTGCCTCCCAAGCCCAGGGCTCAGCATTAGCATATGGATGTCGTGAGGCCCGCCTGGCACCAGGCCGCCCcacgtccgtggcctgagggcataggtgctaggaatccctggtgggaagatacaaggatcctgtgcagacgcaggcacgggtaatcgatgaggcaggcgaacaaaccaaaacgagaggcaaggtcgtcgTCAAAAGGCGTAAGGCAAATAGTAATCCAGGAAGATCTCCGgtagcaaacagtccgaggcgagaggcgaggtgcaaagtcgaaaaggcagaaggggagtccaataaccagaataaacgaggtatgggaaaaaacgccaggtagagctctcaaggagtagactcaataccgagcagcgggagcAGGTGAAGATGGGATAAATAGCACTGCGCACCGCATGGTGGAGTGTCTgcactcgtgcggcggcgtttgttaataatcacccgctgctggtgctgattagctcgcttaagagttggtcttgactgcctggtggtcgtgacaataGGCTTCATCCCTGACATCTCCCTCATCCTGAGCCCGGGGCTTGGAGGGCCTCACCCCGTGATCCCTTAGTCTTGTCGTGTCTGTGTTTCcccttcccggggattttaacctcGCGGCATCGCTGGCTGGATTACTCGGATTCGGACCCCTGGCCTGTGCCCTGACTCTTCTATGGATTGGATACCTGTGTCTCTTTCTCCTGTTCCCCGTCTCATGAGCTGTCCCTGTTTCTGCACGAATAAATCCCTGCTTGTTTGCACCTAAGTACGTCTCCTTTTCCTCCAGACTCTAACGCTTGCATAGGGTCTTATTACGAGCCCGAGATGGAATAAACTGTGACATATACAACAGACGCCATGATTCTGCAACCCAGGGCTGATCAGTCCTGgtctctgcaggttttcatttcaaCTCAGCTATTCAGAATGAGAATCAGATCATTACTGGCTTGGGTAGTGTAACAAGTCCCCCAGTCCTGCAGGACAAGCTGCGGGCACCCTGGACACCCCTGCTGTAAACCCATGGACACCAGGAGAGAAGTACATGTCGTCTGTTGAACACTTGAGGGTGAGACGagaacgaaaaaaaaaaagctccttTCATTCGGGCTTTTGAAAAATCCGGCAGAGGGAAATGGATTCTTATCTACCGAGCTGAAATAACATGCTCCTTCCTCTGCCTGCAATTACTGTAAATTCTTAATCCTGTCAACGCCTGCTGTAGCTGACATGCAGGCCCTTCCTGTTTGGGTCAGGGCAGCGGCCTGAGCGAATGGGGTGGGAGTAGGACTGGACCCAGAAAAAAAGCTGAGAGATGATTCCAAAATCATGGGACGCTGTTCTCTGCTTCAGTTCAGGGGAAGGCACTGTGTCTGGGGCATCTTTCCACATGTCCAACACTGCAGAATACCTGATAGATTGGTATTGTTCTGTCAAAGGGTTATTGGAGACGGCACACTGGCAGGAAGCGTTCCTCCCAGTAGCCAATGTGTCAGGTCAAATTCCAAATTTCTATTAGGCTTCGAGTTTTTCTCTTCCCAGACAGAGGAAAACAGACCAGGTGGTCCTTCCAGCCCGAAAGAACAATGTGCCCACTGACTTGTTTTAAGAAAGCAGTAGGAAATGAAGCTGCTGTAGGGCTGGACTTCCAAATGTGCAAAGGAACAGAAgcgttttaaattaaacttccaACAGGACGATGTAGGGTAACCTAACATCAATTTTGTGTCCTGAATTCACGAATAAGTCTTTGCGCTTCATTCAGTATGTTTTCGCCTCTCACTTCTATCAAAATACTTCAATATGCAGTTGTCCTCTGCTGTAACTCTGTAAGGAGTTTGTTGTAACCTTTCCTGATTGTCTTCCCAAGTTTCTGCACTTCTGTCGGATTTGGAGAACAGAGTCTAAAGAGGTTCCTGGCTAATGTCCATGGCTTTATCCCTTCCTCACTGGGTGTCCCCCAGTGCAAGTAATTCAAACTGATGTTCTGAAAGGCTGTGCTTGATTTGAATTATCCTCCCACAGCTCAGTCATGTGCTCAGTGGATGAGCGTGACctggggcggagcagtggctctgtggctaaggatctgcacctgtggctggaaaggttgccagttcaaatcctgtggttGGTAGAGGGATCCTActttgttgggcccctgagcaaggcccttaagccTAACTGTTctaggggtgccatataaatgactgaccctgcaatctaaccccaagcttctctccctgtctgtgtgtctcatggagagcaagctaggttatgtgaaaagacaaattcctaatgcaagaaattgtataaggccagtaaagtgatctgatctaaCCTGACCTGACGGTGTCAGGGTGTCTCTGTGGCCCCCAGCTCAGTGGTTCCTGCAGGCCTCCTGACCCCCTGTCTctccttttgttgtttttttccgcCCGGATCCAGCCAGCCGCCACCATGTCGAGCAAGCGCGCCAAGGGGAAGACGACGAAGAAGCGCCCTCAGCGGGCCACCTCCAACGTCTTCGCCATGTTCGACCAGTCCCAGATCCAGGAGTTCAAGGAGGCCTTCAACATGATCGACCAGAACCGCGACGGCTTCATTGACAAGGAGGACCTGCACGACATGCTGGCCTCGCTGGGTAAGACCGGGTGGGAGAGCAGAGCGGGTGGGCAACCTGGGGCCCCTCATGCGACCTGGCCCGGCATCCAGGTCACGTCAAACCAACCACCCACCCTGGAAGTGATCTGAAAATTCTACTTGATTTCTTTGCCCGGGCGTGCAGAGCAGCCCCACAAGCTGGGAAGGCACTGCTTATTGTCCCTGACACACTTGAAGTTGCCCATCTCTGCCTTCCCGACAATAGAGAGGGCAGAGTGAGCCCTGATCAGAGCTTTCCAGGTATCGTCAccaggggggtggggtggggaggGGACGGCGTCTGATCATTTAAGTCATGATCTTCTGTTTTGACTAGTTCTTTCATTTGCACACTTAGCTGGTTTAAAAAATTACGTAGAACAAGTCAAATTCTATTCTGAATCCCCCCAAATCTGCAAAAGCTTACATAACATAACAAGAGATGTGTACAAGCATCCTTTCCTTACTACCCACCAAAGATCCCAACTCTGTCCACCCCTTGAAGTTTGAGGGGGATGCGGAATAGAAAAGTATTCGTACAAATGCTCCTGCCCAGGTTTAAAGAGGAACCTGCACACACCAGCTGTTTTAAAAGCTGTGACCTGCACTTCCTACTGGCAGGACAGATGCTGGGTGACGTTTTGAAAGTGGATGCTATCCTGGGGCTTTAACAGCAATCTGGCGCTGCTCAGAAGAAACAGAGCTTGTCTGGAGTTCCAGTAGTTACCCCAATAAAAAGCAAAGGGCTCCACTTGGTTGTGCCTACACATTTGTGTGTTATGTAGGGATGCTAGAAGTCATAGAACAGTTCAGTGAAGTTTTGAATAGAGGGTTAGGTTTCGAAAAGGCCTCTTTGGAGAGCAGAGAATAGAAACATACAATGAGGTCCTCCTATTTGCTCTGTACACACTGTAGATATTTACAAGCAGCTTATACACTTTAAAACATCTCTCTCAGTTACCAGAAATAACAGTTTTAGAGATGCTCCTTGAGCATTTAAGAccagtatatattttaacttAGTACATACTAGACCAGTATCTATTTCGAAATATCAGTTTTAGAGATGCTTCATGAGCATTTGTTTAAGACCAGTGTATATTTTTGATTGAACATCtaaggtgatcacgcaaagtaCAATGCTATTTCTGACAAAACCTCTCCTCGCTGTCCAGCATCTCTGCAGCTTCGCATTACGTTTCTGCAAATGCCCCCCCCGGTGTCTGTCTCCCTGCTTCAGCATGCACAGACCTTACCCAGGTTCAGAATACAACCCGTCACACACAATGCTCGGGCCACCATCCTACAGCCCAGGCGGCTCCTGAACTGTCCCACCCCCGGCAGGTAAAAACCCGTCGGACGAGTATCTGGAAGGAATGATGAGCGAGGCGCCCGGCCCCATCAACTTCACCATGTTCCTCACCATGTTCGGCGAGCGGCTCAACGGCACGGACCCAGAGGACGTCATCCGCAACGCCTTCGCCTGCTTCGACGAGGAGGGCTCCGGTAGGTAACACTGGGGGCGCCTGGCCTTTCGGAGACGAGAGGGGACATAAGACTCCCGACAAGCTTCTTTTCATGTCATTTAATTGAACAAGAAATACCCCCCTCAGGGTGTCATGGCAGAGCGATGGTCAGCATCGtcgcctcacagcgctgggggcctgggttcaattccagttcAATTctatatgtgtggagtttgcatgttcttcccgtgttcgtgtgggtttcctcagggTGCTCCAGTAAAGTTGGTGTCGTAGTtgacagcattgctgccttgcaggccAGGGGTCCTGGGCTCCTGGGCTCCTGGGctcctggacctggggtgctgtctgtgtggagtttgcatgttcttcccgtgtttgtgtgggtttcctctgggtgctcccgtttcctcccacagtgcagacacactggtgggttaattggcttctgggaggaTTGGcccgggtgtgagtgtgtgcgccctgtgatggactgacattCCATCCAGCGTGGATCCTGCCTCGCGCCCGTTGCATGCAGGGATGGGCTTCGGCTACAGCAATACTTCACTCTCAAATCCCACGACCCGGAATTGGAAGAAGAGGTTGGAAAATTTGATGGATGGATCATTCTCCTGAGGAATCTTGTCACATGAACACCGTTAGTGCTCTGgtctgaataaaataaattatggaaAATAGGCATTATAATAAAGCTCATTGCATTGTGCTTTCATTTGGAGCCAATACGAAATAATTAGAAATGTGCATGATCGCACAGCTGCCATATCTGTGTATCTGTGTATATCTGAGACTGTTTGCAGATAAGTCCTTA is a window from the Lepisosteus oculatus isolate fLepOcu1 chromosome 16, fLepOcu1.hap2, whole genome shotgun sequence genome containing:
- the LOC102694319 gene encoding myosin regulatory light polypeptide 9, encoding MSSKRAKGKTTKKRPQRATSNVFAMFDQSQIQEFKEAFNMIDQNRDGFIDKEDLHDMLASLGKNPSDEYLEGMMSEAPGPINFTMFLTMFGERLNGTDPEDVIRNAFACFDEEGSGVIHEDHLRELLTTMGDRFTDEEVDELFREAPIDKKGNFNYTEFTRILKHGAKDKDDI